ataagaaattttaggaaaaaaagaagaatataaattGGTTGTAATATCTCATGGCAATAATAGTTGGATTTATATTATTTCGAAATAAGGAAAGTAACAAAATCAGATCCTCCACTCTTGCATATACTCACTACTCACAGTAgtcaaataaatcaaattttagaaGTGACTTAATTGTTTCTGATAGTTTAGTGTTTCCATCCAATAAAAAAATCCATAATATTGGATGATACAAGTTCCTCTAGGATGTAAAACTTACaatttttgttagttatgatCACACGTACAGTCGCttccttaaagaaaaaaatcgaacaCCACCATCACATGATCTTAAATATATTCATTTGGATCTACCGGCCGGATGCATTTAACATTGCAACACAAtgtaataaatatatcatagttatcattgtaacttttcttttttcatggattttagagttttaaaaataaaaaaatgttaagtttACAAATACTGCATGATGTAAATAGGTAGTAATCGGATTCTGgattatgtcatttgatttAGTCATTTGATTGTTAGAGATTTCACAAGTTCAACTTATTTTTCCATCattatgtaaatttaatatatattttaacttcttttaaaagattttttatttggaattttatataatattttttaaaaacataactaTATAAATTGAATGGGATATGTaccttttgttaatttatatttcaaacatatttatatgtGAGATTTGCTAACACATCTAAACtctttcaatatattaatttttggttcgTTCTAGAGTAAGGTTCCGTTTTAGGATGAAGAGTATAatcattatattatattgttgGGTAAATTACATGTGATGATACCATGccaaattttataaactttCAACTAAATATTTGAGTAGTTTTActggtatatattttttttatatgttatttaagaTCCCATGCTATTAATTTGAGCATTCTTAACATGTAACTTGatacataagaaaatataacTATCGGAATATCACACCAGACACAAACATACTTTCCTCAACACACGTGAAACGAGAAGTTCAATCTTCATCACAATATGTTCAAACATGAAAGAATTATAGTGTTTTGATCCGAACCCTAATGTTTCCAGTGAACACTAGAACCGATTTCAAGTGAGTTAAGCAGCTGTTGAGTCCCTTCTATCCAcatttgcttctctcttttgttacCACATTCGAATTCAATCACCCTTTCGACGGTCTTCACACCAAAGTAGGCTCTCCGCTCTACCATTTTTTCTACTCGTCCTCTATGAGCCCATTCTGGTATGTCTCGGCACACTCCACTGACAACGCCTACAGCAAAGAGAAAACGTCAAACGAATATTGGTTCACAAAAAGGTAAGACGATCAAATTAGTAGGAATGCTTATGTTAACTAACATTTCTTCGTCTTTGTGAAAGTTCCACCCACATGTTTGCTCTTCATTTTAAGAACCACCTATTTCAAAAGtaagagtatatatatgagGAACctcaaataaatcaaattttgaatGGAAGTTGTGTCccacaaaataaaagaacttaCTTGCCAATTTGAATTGATGTTAAAAGATACTTGCTTCCAATGAAGATCCCCTGTCACCAAGTATTCATCCATACTTTTAACTATGTTAGTTTCATCACATGATCAAAGTAGTTTTCTTGGATTACAAGTTACCTTTGCGGGTGCGTTTCAGAAGCTCTTCTCCTCTAGAAACGAAAGTCATCACTCCAAATACATTTCTCTCTTCCAATTCTACGTTCTCCTTTGTTGCATATAGCATTGCTTTGTTCTCGTTATTCCTTTCCATTCTTGACCTTAGAATCGCAGCTCCTCGCAACGCTGAAATCTCTCAACAAACCTCAAAATCagctgaaatatatatatatccattcCAAACCCAAACCGTAAAATAgtttcaaaaaccaaacaagTGTTAATTTAAATACTATGTACCTGTTGCAGCACTTGCCGTTAAAGCCATAACATCTCCGTTAGTCCTAGCGTTGGTCGCAGAGCTAACGGCTGCTGCGATCTGGTTATAACCGGCCCCTATCTCTCCCGCCATCTCGATGCAATGCGAAGCGATGAGAGCTGCTGCAGACGCAACGGCAACCGCAACGGTTGTTGATTCAGCCGCATGCTCTGCGGATGCAACCGCGTTAGATGCAGCGGTTGCGGCTACAACCGCAGCTACTCCTGCGACAGAGACTGCGGCGTGGATCTCAGCGTTGCGAGTTCgggtttcttgtttcttcttctccttctgatcCTTCAATCTTCTTCCCATTGTTTTCCCTCTTATCATGCTCTTATAAAGATGCTGCATCATGCATATTACacgattttcaaaaaaaaaaaaaaaaatcatgcatattactctttttataaatttcattaataTGTGTCTAGCTAGTTTCAACttgatatttatatgttttttttgggtgaaattTAGAGATCCAATGAGGTAAGAGTAGACATTGGATTCTAAAATGTTTACCaactattttaattatgtatatgtatttgctaatatatgtttcattttcataatatttcGTCTACAGTAAATCAGTAATAATCTCATGGCAATAGGACAGTTGGATTTAAATTATTTCGAAATAAAAAGTAACCAAATCAGATCCTCCGCTCTTGCATATATACTCACTACTCACGAGTCACTACGTTACCTTTTTTAAGGGTAAAGACAATggatttaaaataaacaattgcaTGAATTAATCATGACAATTATAatgcttttctcttttctctcggttaatttttattttattttttatctaacCAAAAAGTTCCAAAACCAACCagctttttctccttctttacGTCGACTAAAGATATGATTTCGATTTGAGAAAAAGATAAACCGGACAAACCCGATTTAATAGATCATACCTTCATTTCTTTGCCGGTTCTTGGAGTTATTGGAGGACTGgtcttgtttcctttttgtgGCAGCAGCTGAAAAAATGATTCACAAGTgtcatttttttactttttcttgtcAACATTTAAAGTGAagtgtaaattaaatatttaagtaaCAAAACAGTAACTAACTAGAGTTATGCTTTTGGTAAAATCGATTTAATTCTTTactaacacaacaacaacaacaactactacaaagtcaataaccaaaaaaagatagACAAACTTCACATAAAAAGTGTTCATGCGCAAAGTTTagttacttttaagttttaaccaaaaacaaacaataaacttGTGCGGTCGTGTGATAAAACAAAATCGGGAAAATGCGCTGAATAgggaaaattataatatttataaagtatttagCAATTTGTTGAATTGCTATTAGCGaatagtagaaaaaaaaaatctacaaaaacaattaaatacattttaaagaattttataCTAATGTAGTAATGTTGCCATGTACGTAGTAGATTATTCGTAACTAGGACCATACCAGCTGACCGGTTTAGAAAATAGGAAGAGAGGTGACTTACAAAGTCACGAGAAGAAGCCATGGAAGtagaatcttcttcatcttctctgtcTTCTTTGTTGGTGTTAACAAGcgtagagagaagaaaagagttaGTGTCGGCGGCGGAATTGTTGAAGAAAGCTTTTGTGAGTTCGACGGCGGAAATGCTCCATGATCTCCCTAGAAACTCCATCGTCTCCGTCGGTGTTTCCGGTGGTAACGCCGTCTTCACTTCACGGGTCATCATCGTTGCTGGACCTTCTTCGTCtatgttttctagttttttccATGAATTATCTCTTCCGGTATGGCACATCATCACTAACAAAAATCTCACACATCCACTATTTATTTTGACCGATTGAGTAACGTAAATAATTaaggtaagaaaaaaagaaaagaacttaCATTGATCTAAAGAAGTAGTGGGATTTTGTGTGAAGAGGGTTTTGTGCAAACTTGTCATTGTTGATAGAGATTTGATTGGAGAAGAATCACTATGTTACTTTGGCTATATATGAAAAAGGTTGAATACTGATTCcctctttttcttaatttatttttcttacatttataCGGAAAGtaaattacttttgtttttaataactaatacataaagaaacattataaaatacagtttggtcaagttttgtcctttAATAAAGGTTTGttgtatatttataatatatagactttttattttaaccaaactgctaatagaagaaaaaaaggtctTTCTTTGCTTACGTGATTATTCATGATACATTAGAACTTGCACGTATACAATCATCAACTCTATTCTATTAAGATCATTCATAAGTCcgaaaaacatatataagtcTAGGctcatatatattcttatttcaCACgtcaatgaaagaaaataaaaagaaaatagagatcGAAGCTTACTTACAAGTAGACAAAAGATAATAACTTAATTCTTTACTTTGCTTTCTTTCGACTGCCTCAAAATCGGTTTCGTGggtctaaaataaataaaacaaaatgatggGTTTGCCATTTGTgttctaattaattaaaaagatccaaaataaatttatatattggtAACGAGATAatgttaaaaccaaaaaaatatatatatatcttcagaATTCAGCGTAACGGAAAGAAGGATTTATTTGATGAGCGAAAGGAATAAAAACTAAGTTTGTGGAGCCAGAGAGAGTGCATTTGTGATGATGCTAGACAAAGTGAGCCGATATTAAGGAacttcatctttctcctttttgccTCCCACTCATATTTATGCATATCTAACAATAAGCCGAATCTA
The sequence above is a segment of the Camelina sativa cultivar DH55 chromosome 10, Cs, whole genome shotgun sequence genome. Coding sequences within it:
- the LOC104716893 gene encoding VAN3-binding protein-like; the encoded protein is MTSLHKTLFTQNPTTSLDQLMMCHTGRDNSWKKLENIDEEGPATMMTREVKTALPPETPTETMEFLGRSWSISAVELTKAFFNNSAADTNSFLLSTLVNTNKEDREDEEDSTSMASSRDFLLPQKGNKTSPPITPRTGKEMKHLYKSMIRGKTMGRRLKDQKEKKKQETRTRNAEIHAAVSVAGVAAVVAATAASNAVASAEHAAESTTVAVAVASAAALIASHCIEMAGEIGAGYNQIAAAVSSATNARTNGDVMALTASAATALRGAAILRSRMERNNENKAMLYATKENVELEERNVFGVMTFVSRGEELLKRTRKGDLHWKQVSFNINSNWQVVLKMKSKHVGGTFTKTKKCVVSGVCRDIPEWAHRGRVEKMVERRAYFGVKTVERVIEFECGNKREKQMWIEGTQQLLNSLEIGSSVHWKH